One genomic segment of Burkholderia pyrrocinia includes these proteins:
- a CDS encoding dicarboxylate/amino acid:cation symporter, translating to MKKKPFYKVLYVQVIFAIIVGVILGHYYPALATDMKPLGDGFIKLIKMVIGPIIFCTVVTGIAGMEDMKKVGRVGGKALLYFEIVSTFALLLGLAATHILRPGVGFNIDPATLNGKEVASYAAKAHGQSTVDFLMHIIPNTMVDAFAQGEILQILLIALLFGSVLAHLGERGKVVTDFIDGLTRVLFGIVHIVTKLAPIGAFGAMAFTIGKYGVGSLVPLLKLIGTFYLTSVVFVLVVLGAIARFTGFSIIRFVSYIKEELLIVLGTSSSEAALPQLMEKLEKAGCSRSVVGLVVPTGYSFNLDGTNIYMTMAVLFIAQATNIELTWMQQLTLLAVAMLTSKGASGVTGAGFITLAATLAVVPTIPLSGMVLILGIDRFMSECRALTNIVGNGVATVVVSAWEKELDRNKLRQALKGGGEVAATETAGV from the coding sequence GTGAAGAAGAAACCCTTCTACAAAGTGCTCTATGTGCAGGTGATCTTCGCCATCATCGTCGGCGTGATCCTCGGCCACTACTACCCGGCGCTCGCCACCGACATGAAGCCGCTCGGCGACGGGTTCATCAAGCTGATCAAGATGGTGATCGGTCCGATCATCTTCTGTACGGTCGTCACCGGCATCGCCGGCATGGAGGACATGAAGAAGGTGGGCCGCGTCGGCGGCAAGGCGCTGCTGTACTTCGAGATCGTGTCGACCTTCGCGCTGCTGCTCGGCCTCGCGGCCACGCACATCCTGCGTCCGGGCGTCGGCTTCAACATCGATCCGGCGACGCTGAACGGCAAGGAAGTCGCGTCGTACGCGGCGAAGGCGCACGGGCAGTCGACGGTCGACTTCCTGATGCACATCATCCCGAACACGATGGTCGATGCGTTCGCGCAGGGCGAAATCCTGCAGATCCTGCTGATCGCGCTGCTGTTCGGCAGCGTGCTCGCGCACCTCGGCGAGCGCGGCAAGGTCGTTACCGACTTCATCGACGGGCTCACGCGCGTGCTGTTCGGCATCGTGCACATCGTCACGAAGCTGGCACCGATCGGCGCGTTCGGCGCGATGGCGTTCACGATCGGCAAGTACGGCGTCGGCTCGCTGGTTCCGCTGCTCAAGCTGATCGGCACGTTCTACCTGACGTCGGTCGTGTTCGTGCTCGTCGTGCTCGGCGCGATCGCGCGCTTCACGGGCTTCTCGATCATCCGCTTCGTGTCCTACATCAAGGAAGAGCTGCTGATCGTGCTCGGCACGAGCTCGTCGGAAGCCGCGCTGCCGCAGCTGATGGAAAAGCTCGAGAAGGCCGGCTGCTCGCGTTCGGTCGTCGGGCTCGTCGTGCCGACCGGCTATTCGTTCAACCTCGACGGCACCAACATCTACATGACGATGGCCGTGCTGTTCATCGCACAGGCGACCAACATCGAACTGACGTGGATGCAGCAGCTCACGCTGCTCGCGGTCGCGATGCTGACGTCGAAGGGCGCGAGCGGCGTGACGGGCGCGGGCTTCATCACGCTCGCCGCGACGCTGGCCGTCGTGCCGACGATCCCGCTGTCGGGCATGGTGCTGATCCTCGGCATCGACCGTTTCATGAGCGAATGCCGCGCGCTGACCAACATCGTCGGCAACGGCGTCGCGACGGTCGTCGTGTCCGCGTGGGAGAAGGAGCTGGACCGCAACAAGCTGCGCCAGGCGCTGAAGGGCGGCGGCGAGGTCGCGGCGACCGAGACGGCCGGCGTCTGA
- a CDS encoding sensor histidine kinase has protein sequence MKEQAAAPPAGGAARGGNPEAYDTIGDPHRQEASTVTRRLLILVVLAAALVAACALTWTITWQRGVAELQRNAAVRVDRTTNALKSTLDRYESLPYLLGSHPYVQDLLAEPKRGDYTARVNRYLEDLNEHAHATVTYVIGADGLCVAASNWRAPDSFVGIEYRFRPYFLDAMNGQVGRFFGIGTISRDPGYYISQPVWRDGKIAGVVVVKLNLEWFQGADASEPLVVADDHGVVFLSSVPAWKYHTLRPLTGPVAASIYETRQYAQQPVTPLPLRIEQTLGADAEIVRLGPGRRAPRFLASKRRIGEPDWLLVTLAPIAPVDTDARNATIVTGFGFVSVALLAFYWRMRRARVREMIRGRALLQQAYAELNRRVEERTADLSEANEQLQKEVGDRIRAEQDLRAAHDELIQASKLAALGQMAAGITHELNQPLAALRSFSDNTRVLLDRGEQAAARENLEAIAALTERMGKITNQLKLFVGRAKPRNERALVVRALRSVLALLGDRLRGVALTLTLTLQDATVSPAHDDQRRSQRDTPLDLARDYPELVARCEDLRLEQVLINLLGNALDAVAGIAAPAIEVTIAVSAATLAVEVRDNGPGIAPDLLPRLFEPFFTTKEMGRGLGLGLAISSSIASDAGGALTARNAPSGGALFVLTLRRARTHHPDSVSEPAGSH, from the coding sequence ATGAAGGAGCAGGCGGCGGCACCGCCCGCCGGCGGCGCGGCACGCGGCGGCAATCCGGAGGCCTATGACACAATAGGCGATCCGCATCGCCAGGAAGCCTCGACCGTGACGCGCCGCCTGCTCATCCTCGTCGTGCTTGCCGCCGCGCTCGTCGCGGCGTGCGCGCTGACGTGGACGATTACCTGGCAACGCGGCGTCGCCGAGCTGCAGCGCAACGCCGCGGTGCGCGTCGACCGCACCACCAACGCGCTCAAGAGCACCCTCGACCGCTACGAATCGCTGCCTTATCTGCTCGGCAGCCATCCGTATGTGCAGGACCTGCTCGCCGAGCCGAAGCGCGGCGACTACACCGCGCGCGTCAACCGCTATCTCGAAGATCTCAACGAACACGCGCACGCGACCGTCACCTACGTGATCGGCGCGGACGGCCTGTGCGTCGCCGCCAGCAACTGGCGCGCGCCCGACAGCTTCGTCGGGATCGAATACCGTTTCCGCCCGTATTTCCTCGACGCGATGAATGGCCAGGTCGGCCGCTTCTTCGGGATCGGCACGATCTCGCGCGATCCCGGCTACTACATCTCGCAGCCCGTGTGGCGCGACGGCAAGATCGCGGGCGTCGTCGTCGTGAAGCTCAATCTCGAATGGTTCCAGGGCGCCGATGCGTCCGAGCCGCTCGTCGTCGCGGACGATCACGGCGTCGTGTTCCTGTCGTCGGTGCCCGCGTGGAAGTACCACACGCTGCGGCCGTTGACCGGGCCCGTTGCCGCGTCGATCTACGAGACGCGCCAGTACGCGCAGCAGCCCGTCACGCCGCTGCCGCTGCGCATCGAGCAGACGCTCGGCGCCGATGCGGAGATCGTGCGGCTCGGCCCGGGCCGGCGCGCGCCGCGCTTCCTGGCCAGCAAGCGGCGGATCGGCGAGCCCGACTGGCTGCTCGTCACGCTCGCGCCGATCGCGCCCGTCGACACCGATGCGCGCAACGCGACGATCGTCACGGGCTTCGGTTTCGTGTCGGTCGCGCTGCTCGCGTTCTACTGGCGGATGCGCCGCGCGCGCGTGCGCGAAATGATCCGCGGCCGCGCGCTGCTGCAGCAGGCGTACGCGGAGCTGAACCGGCGCGTCGAGGAGCGCACGGCCGACCTGTCGGAAGCGAACGAGCAATTGCAGAAGGAGGTCGGCGACCGGATCCGCGCGGAGCAGGATTTGCGCGCCGCGCACGACGAATTGATCCAGGCGAGCAAGCTCGCCGCGCTCGGCCAGATGGCGGCCGGCATCACGCACGAACTGAACCAGCCGCTCGCGGCGCTGCGCAGCTTCTCGGACAACACGCGCGTGCTGCTCGATCGCGGCGAGCAGGCGGCCGCGCGCGAGAACCTCGAGGCGATCGCCGCGCTCACCGAGCGGATGGGCAAGATCACGAACCAGTTGAAGCTGTTCGTCGGCCGGGCGAAGCCGCGCAACGAGCGGGCGCTCGTCGTGCGTGCGCTGCGCAGCGTGCTGGCGCTGCTCGGCGATCGCCTGCGCGGCGTCGCGCTCACGCTGACGCTGACGCTGCAGGACGCGACCGTATCGCCCGCGCACGACGACCAACGGAGGTCGCAGCGGGACACGCCGCTCGACCTGGCGCGCGACTATCCCGAGCTCGTCGCGCGTTGCGAGGACCTGCGCCTCGAGCAGGTGCTGATCAACCTGCTCGGCAACGCGCTCGACGCGGTCGCGGGCATCGCGGCGCCTGCCATCGAAGTGACGATCGCGGTATCGGCCGCGACGCTCGCGGTCGAGGTGCGCGACAACGGCCCCGGCATCGCGCCCGACCTGTTGCCGCGCCTGTTCGAGCCGTTCTTCACGACCAAGGAAATGGGGCGCGGGCTCGGGCTCGGCCTCGCGATCTCGTCGTCGATCGCGAGCGACGCGGGCGGTGCGCTGACCGCGCGCAACGCACCGTCGGGCGGCGCGCTGTTCGTCTTGACGCTGCGGCGCGCGCGCACGCATCATCCGGACTCCGTGTCCGAGCCGGCGGGCTCGCATTAG
- a CDS encoding sigma-54-dependent transcriptional regulator, with translation MANRLQVIYIEDDALVRRASVQSLQLAGFDVAGFESAEAAEKAIVADTAGAIVSDIRLPGASGLDVLAQCRERVPDVPVILVTGHGDISMAVQAMRDGAYDFIEKPFAAERLIETVRRALERRELVLENHALRRELAGQNIVAPRIIGRSPAIEQVRKLIANVAPTDASVLINGDTGAGKELIARSLHELSPRRDKPFIAVNCGALPEPMFESEMFGYEPGAFTGAAKRRVGKLEYASGGTLFLDEIESMPLALQVKLLRVLQDGVLERLGSNQPIRVNCRVVAAAKGDMSELVAAGTFRRDLLYRLNVVTIALPPLAERREDIVPLFEHFMLDAAVRYGRPAPVLTDRQRASLMQRDWPGNVRELHNAADRFVLGVADMPQEAGTGGDAADSEQTLKERIEQFERAVIAEALNQTGGAVAATADRLHVGKATLYEKMKRYGLSAKGETER, from the coding sequence ATGGCCAACCGGCTGCAAGTGATCTATATCGAAGACGATGCGCTCGTTCGCCGGGCGAGCGTGCAGAGCCTTCAACTGGCAGGCTTCGACGTCGCCGGCTTCGAGTCGGCCGAAGCGGCGGAGAAGGCAATCGTCGCGGATACCGCGGGCGCGATCGTCAGCGACATCCGGCTGCCCGGCGCGAGCGGGCTCGACGTGCTCGCGCAGTGCCGCGAGCGCGTGCCCGACGTGCCCGTGATCCTCGTCACCGGGCACGGCGACATCTCGATGGCCGTGCAGGCGATGCGCGACGGCGCGTACGACTTCATCGAAAAGCCGTTCGCGGCCGAGCGCCTGATCGAGACGGTGCGCCGCGCGCTCGAGCGGCGCGAACTCGTGCTCGAGAACCATGCGCTGCGACGCGAATTGGCTGGGCAGAACATCGTTGCGCCGCGCATCATCGGCCGCAGCCCCGCGATCGAGCAGGTGCGCAAGCTGATCGCGAATGTCGCGCCGACCGATGCGTCGGTGCTGATCAACGGCGACACGGGCGCCGGCAAGGAACTGATCGCGCGCAGCCTGCACGAGCTGTCGCCGCGTCGCGACAAGCCGTTCATCGCGGTGAATTGCGGCGCGCTGCCCGAGCCGATGTTCGAGTCGGAAATGTTCGGCTACGAGCCCGGCGCGTTCACCGGTGCCGCGAAGCGGCGCGTCGGCAAGCTTGAATACGCGTCCGGCGGCACGCTGTTCCTCGACGAAATCGAAAGCATGCCGCTTGCGCTGCAGGTGAAGCTGCTGCGCGTGCTGCAGGACGGCGTGCTGGAGCGGCTCGGCTCGAACCAGCCGATCCGCGTGAACTGCCGCGTCGTCGCGGCCGCGAAGGGCGACATGAGCGAGCTCGTCGCGGCCGGCACCTTCCGGCGCGACCTGCTGTACCGGCTCAACGTCGTGACGATCGCGCTGCCGCCGCTCGCGGAGCGCCGCGAGGACATCGTGCCGCTGTTCGAGCACTTCATGCTCGATGCGGCCGTGCGCTACGGGCGGCCCGCGCCCGTGCTGACCGACCGGCAGCGCGCGAGCCTGATGCAGCGCGACTGGCCCGGCAACGTGCGCGAGCTGCACAACGCGGCCGACCGCTTCGTGCTCGGCGTGGCCGACATGCCGCAGGAAGCGGGCACCGGCGGCGACGCTGCCGACAGCGAGCAGACGCTGAAGGAGCGCATCGAGCAGTTCGAGCGCGCGGTGATCGCCGAGGCGTTGAACCAGACGGGCGGCGCGGTCGCCGCGACGGCCGATCGGCTGCATGTCGGCAAGGCGACGCTGTACGAGAAGATGAAGCGTTACGGGCTATCGGCGAAGGGCGAAACCGAGCGCTGA
- a CDS encoding TlpA disulfide reductase family protein, whose protein sequence is MNTTPPARRSAGPVRYIVAAVVVAAIAVAGFFAFNGKSSVPDATFTLLSGQKVSTAGDLKGKVYLVNFWATSCATCMQEMPQMVDTYNRFKGQGLEFVAVAMNYDPPMYVANYAQTRQLPFKVALDDGSVAKQFGNVQLTPTTFVVDKNGKILKRYVGAPQFAELDALLKKALDSNAA, encoded by the coding sequence ATGAACACCACGCCTCCCGCCCGCCGCAGCGCCGGCCCCGTTCGCTACATCGTCGCGGCCGTCGTTGTCGCGGCCATCGCCGTAGCCGGCTTCTTCGCGTTCAACGGCAAGTCCAGCGTGCCGGACGCGACGTTCACGCTGCTGTCGGGCCAGAAAGTCTCGACCGCCGGCGACCTGAAGGGCAAGGTCTATCTCGTGAACTTCTGGGCGACGAGCTGCGCGACCTGCATGCAGGAAATGCCGCAGATGGTCGATACCTATAACCGCTTCAAGGGTCAGGGGCTGGAATTCGTCGCGGTCGCGATGAACTACGATCCGCCGATGTACGTCGCGAACTACGCGCAGACGCGCCAGTTGCCGTTCAAGGTCGCACTCGACGACGGCAGCGTCGCGAAGCAGTTCGGCAACGTGCAGCTCACGCCGACGACGTTCGTCGTCGACAAGAACGGCAAGATCCTGAAGCGCTACGTCGGCGCCCCGCAGTTCGCGGAACTCGACGCGCTGCTCAAGAAGGCGCTCGACAGCAACGCGGCCTGA
- a CDS encoding IclR family transcriptional regulator has translation MNPNEQAEASPLYITSLARGLQLLAAFREDRPSMKLAELADAAGMTKSAAQRFTYTLVALGYLRKNGVTKSYSLAPRSLEVGLRYLQTSQLVKNANPYLHSLNRTCLETCVLAELDGTDVVYIARFPTQREMFVNMPIGMRLPVYCTASGRAMLSKLPKQHASELIAACDRVAYTPETITDPERLETLLADARANGFAWANGEYYNGDINISAAILAPNGMPIGAVNVSAPSSRWTLESAIAEIGPQVIETARAIGGSGLARVA, from the coding sequence ATGAATCCGAACGAGCAAGCCGAAGCCTCCCCCCTCTACATCACGTCCCTCGCGCGGGGCCTGCAATTGCTGGCCGCGTTCCGCGAGGACCGCCCGTCGATGAAGCTCGCGGAACTGGCCGACGCGGCCGGCATGACGAAGAGCGCGGCGCAACGTTTTACGTATACGCTCGTCGCACTCGGCTATCTGCGCAAGAACGGCGTCACGAAATCGTATTCGCTCGCGCCGCGCTCGCTCGAAGTAGGGTTGCGCTATCTGCAGACGAGCCAGCTGGTCAAGAATGCGAACCCGTATCTCCATTCGCTGAACCGGACCTGCCTCGAAACCTGCGTGCTCGCGGAACTCGACGGCACCGACGTCGTCTACATCGCCCGCTTCCCGACGCAACGCGAAATGTTCGTCAACATGCCGATCGGGATGCGGCTGCCGGTGTACTGCACCGCGTCCGGGCGCGCGATGCTGTCGAAACTGCCGAAGCAACATGCGTCGGAGCTGATCGCAGCGTGCGATCGCGTCGCGTACACGCCCGAGACGATCACGGATCCCGAGCGCCTCGAAACGCTGCTAGCCGACGCGCGGGCGAACGGGTTCGCGTGGGCGAACGGCGAGTACTACAACGGCGACATCAACATCAGCGCGGCGATACTCGCGCCGAACGGCATGCCGATCGGCGCAGTCAACGTGTCGGCGCCGTCGAGCCGCTGGACGCTGGAAAGCGCGATCGCGGAAATCGGCCCGCAGGTGATCGAAACCGCGCGCGCGATCGGCGGCTCGGGGCTCGCGCGCGTCGCGTGA
- a CDS encoding amino acid ABC transporter ATP-binding protein produces the protein MNPVISMQAVSKWYGEFKVLNHVDLQVDGGEKLILCGPSGSGKSTTIRLLNRLEEHQQGHIVVNGVELNAAPANIRRVREDVGMVFQHFNLFPHLTVMQNCTVAPRLVKKMGARDAEAIALHYLERVRIEQHANKYPGQLSGGQKQRVAIARSLCMEPKIMLFDEPTSALDPEMVKEVLDTMMQLARDGMTMVCVTHEMGFAREVGDRIVFMDRGEIVETCEPNRFFSAPQTARAREFLGQLVA, from the coding sequence ATGAACCCGGTCATCTCCATGCAGGCCGTATCGAAGTGGTACGGAGAATTCAAGGTGCTGAACCACGTCGACCTGCAGGTCGACGGGGGCGAGAAGCTGATCCTCTGCGGCCCGTCCGGCTCGGGCAAGTCGACCACGATCCGGCTGCTGAATCGCCTCGAGGAACATCAGCAGGGGCATATCGTCGTGAACGGAGTCGAGCTGAACGCCGCGCCGGCGAACATTCGCCGCGTGCGCGAGGACGTCGGGATGGTGTTTCAGCATTTCAATCTTTTCCCGCACCTGACTGTCATGCAGAATTGCACGGTCGCGCCGCGGCTCGTGAAGAAAATGGGCGCGCGCGATGCAGAGGCAATCGCGCTCCACTATCTCGAACGGGTCCGGATCGAGCAGCATGCGAACAAGTATCCCGGCCAGTTGTCGGGCGGACAGAAACAGCGCGTCGCGATCGCGCGCAGCCTGTGCATGGAGCCGAAGATCATGCTGTTCGACGAACCGACGTCCGCGCTCGATCCGGAAATGGTGAAGGAAGTGCTCGACACGATGATGCAACTGGCGCGCGACGGCATGACGATGGTGTGCGTCACGCACGAGATGGGTTTCGCGCGCGAGGTAGGCGACCGCATCGTGTTCATGGATCGCGGCGAAATCGTCGAGACCTGTGAGCCGAATCGTTTCTTCAGCGCGCCGCAAACCGCGCGCGCACGTGAATTCCTCGGCCAGCTCGTCGCGTGA
- a CDS encoding amino acid ABC transporter permease yields the protein MTLDILKTYLEPLFDGALWTIALFVVSAVLSVAVGLGVCFCRMSSRPALRSAAKTYIEIVRGTPLLVQLFFIYYGLPELGIVMPGFMAGVLGLMLNFGAYLAELFRGGVQAVDGGQFEASRALGLSSAQRMRVIVIPQALRMIFPALGNYALVLVKDTSLVAVISVYELMRAGQMLAGATFRSLLVYSLVGAIYFAMCAVLSHLFRRAEKSLSVPGYWDGASDHNPAAKI from the coding sequence ATGACCCTCGACATTCTGAAAACCTATCTCGAGCCGCTGTTCGACGGCGCGCTGTGGACGATCGCACTGTTCGTCGTGTCGGCCGTGTTGTCCGTCGCGGTCGGGCTCGGCGTCTGCTTCTGCCGGATGTCGTCGCGGCCGGCGCTGCGCTCGGCCGCGAAGACGTATATCGAAATCGTGCGCGGCACGCCATTGCTGGTGCAACTGTTCTTCATCTATTACGGGCTGCCCGAACTCGGCATCGTGATGCCCGGCTTCATGGCGGGCGTGCTGGGCCTGATGCTGAACTTCGGCGCGTACCTGGCGGAGCTGTTCCGGGGCGGCGTCCAGGCGGTCGACGGCGGCCAGTTCGAAGCATCGCGCGCGCTCGGCCTGAGCAGCGCGCAGCGGATGCGCGTGATCGTGATCCCGCAGGCGCTGCGCATGATCTTCCCGGCGCTCGGCAACTACGCGCTGGTGCTCGTGAAGGACACGTCGCTCGTGGCCGTCATCAGCGTCTACGAATTGATGCGCGCGGGGCAAATGCTCGCCGGCGCGACGTTCCGGTCGCTACTGGTGTACTCGCTCGTCGGCGCAATATATTTCGCGATGTGCGCGGTGCTGTCGCACCTGTTCCGGCGCGCCGAGAAAAGCCTCTCCGTACCCGGCTACTGGGACGGCGCATCCGACCACAACCCCGCCGCAAAGATCTGA
- a CDS encoding ABC transporter substrate-binding protein translates to MKQPKYRMTVLVAAASLLASVTHARTLDDVMRTRTLNVVTTASSPPHGFLEAASNKLQGVMVDVAQAIGARLGVAVKLTDVPFDGLIPTLTSGRADLMSAPLFITDDRAKVVDFTAPLYGWGEGVVIRDGQSRHYRTLADFKGTKVGTLVDSTQYKMIKALPDTQVMTYPDYFSLLADVRVGRIDLGVVDPPSVLYQIRLKSIPGVKLDPDYRPDKQWMVAGALQKGNAALLAAVNNAIAKMQQDGTLHAILAKWGVADLQAR, encoded by the coding sequence ATGAAACAACCGAAATACCGGATGACGGTGCTCGTCGCCGCCGCGAGCCTGCTCGCTTCCGTGACGCACGCCCGTACGCTCGACGACGTGATGCGAACCCGGACGCTGAACGTCGTGACGACGGCTTCCAGCCCGCCGCACGGCTTTCTCGAAGCGGCATCCAACAAGCTGCAGGGCGTGATGGTCGATGTCGCGCAAGCGATCGGCGCACGGCTGGGCGTCGCGGTGAAGCTGACCGACGTGCCGTTCGACGGGCTGATCCCGACGCTCACGTCGGGGCGCGCCGACCTGATGTCGGCGCCGCTGTTCATCACCGACGACCGCGCGAAGGTTGTCGACTTCACCGCGCCGCTGTACGGCTGGGGCGAAGGCGTGGTGATCCGCGACGGGCAATCGCGCCATTACCGGACACTCGCCGACTTCAAGGGAACCAAGGTCGGCACGCTGGTCGACAGCACGCAGTACAAGATGATCAAGGCCCTGCCCGACACGCAGGTGATGACGTATCCGGACTACTTCTCGCTGCTCGCCGACGTGCGCGTCGGGCGCATCGATCTCGGCGTGGTCGATCCGCCGAGCGTGCTCTACCAGATCCGCCTGAAGTCGATCCCCGGCGTGAAACTCGACCCGGACTATCGCCCCGACAAGCAATGGATGGTCGCCGGCGCGCTCCAGAAGGGCAACGCAGCGCTGCTCGCAGCCGTCAACAACGCAATCGCGAAAATGCAGCAGGACGGCACGCTGCACGCGATTCTCGCGAAATGGGGCGTGGCCGATCTGCAGGCGCGCTGA
- a CDS encoding arginase family protein, protein MGVPVKDDATSPAPRACIIGIPFDCGTHAFRVGSREGPDAIRRQSRLLRPFFVDPAKRPPNAIDTLGLVDAGNVACFPGDVERSYPLIEQALAPIVAAGIVPVSMGGDGAVTLPQLRAVGKHHPGLAVLHIDAHTDTYDLAGFNTATTFTRAAEEGLIDVRQSFHVGARGTTFMDGVLEFGRSLGYNIVPFTALEADPAACGARIREHLRGRPVYLCFDMDIFDPSCAPGVCTPEWGGLSAREGLALLRALSGLDFVAFDINTVSPAQDVGETTAFLAATVIQECCSLAAQSPSLTHASLTA, encoded by the coding sequence ATGGGCGTCCCGGTCAAGGACGATGCAACGTCCCCGGCGCCTCGCGCATGCATCATCGGAATTCCGTTCGATTGCGGCACGCACGCGTTTCGCGTGGGATCGCGCGAAGGCCCCGACGCGATCCGGCGTCAGTCGCGGTTGCTGCGACCCTTCTTCGTCGATCCGGCCAAGCGTCCACCGAATGCGATCGATACGCTCGGGCTGGTCGATGCGGGCAACGTGGCGTGCTTTCCCGGCGATGTCGAGCGCAGCTATCCGCTGATCGAGCAGGCGCTCGCGCCGATCGTGGCGGCCGGCATCGTACCCGTGTCGATGGGCGGCGACGGCGCCGTCACGCTCCCGCAGTTGCGGGCCGTCGGCAAACATCACCCCGGCCTCGCCGTCCTGCATATCGACGCGCATACCGACACCTACGACCTCGCCGGCTTCAATACCGCGACCACGTTCACGCGCGCGGCGGAAGAAGGGCTGATCGACGTGCGCCAAAGCTTCCATGTCGGCGCGCGCGGCACGACCTTCATGGACGGCGTGCTCGAATTCGGCCGCTCGCTCGGCTACAACATCGTGCCGTTCACTGCACTGGAAGCCGATCCGGCCGCGTGCGGCGCGCGGATTCGCGAGCATCTGCGCGGCCGCCCCGTCTATCTGTGCTTCGACATGGATATCTTCGACCCGTCCTGCGCGCCCGGCGTCTGCACGCCCGAATGGGGCGGCCTTAGCGCCAGGGAAGGTCTTGCACTGCTGCGCGCACTGTCGGGCCTCGATTTCGTCGCTTTCGACATCAATACCGTTTCGCCCGCGCAGGACGTCGGCGAAACGACGGCATTCCTGGCCGCCACCGTCATTCAGGAGTGCTGTTCACTGGCGGCACAGTCGCCGTCGCTGACGCACGCGTCGCTCACCGCGTAA